From a region of the Macrobrachium nipponense isolate FS-2020 chromosome 20, ASM1510439v2, whole genome shotgun sequence genome:
- the LOC135225016 gene encoding ionotropic receptor 40a-like isoform X2, with translation MASPWFLIVIRLLTSPSLILLTLTVSLSRIHMLDYGNFVPGFLWSSKEPVLSKLGEKLSLLPDYDKVIAAFEEGAGVLEASAYSQFLFITRQRIKTSYAVEEKLFPNFVAWAFQKGSPYKLVFDRYLERMTHSGLVEYWHRSVVDKFQHSTGQLAGSEFSGEMTSLRPLTLENLQGAFIVLGLGTVLAILVLLIEVITNRC, from the exons ATGGCTTCGCCGTGGTTCTTGATCGTTATCAGGCTGCTGACTTCACCGTCCCTTATTTTACTGACTCTTACAGTATCACTCTCAAG AATCCACATGCTAGACTATGGAAATTTCGTACCAGGTTTTTTGTGGTCCTCAAAAGAGCCTGTCCTGAGCAAACTTGGGGAGAAACTTTCCCTTCTTCCTGACTATGATAAAGTTATTGCTGCTTTTGAGGAAGGTGCCGGTGTCCTAGAAGCTTCGGCATACTCTCAGTTCCTATTCATCACTCGACAGAGAATCAAAACCTCTTACGCTGTTGAAGAGAAACTGTTCCCGAATTTCGTGGCTTGGGCATTTCAAAAAGGGTCACCATACAAACTCGTTTTTGACAG GTACCTTGAGCGCATGACACATTCTGGATTGGTTGAGTATTGGCATCGTTCTGTAGTAGACAAGTTTCAACATTCTACTGGACAATTAGCAGGTAGCGAATTTTCTGGAGAAATGACGAGCCTCCGACCTCTAACTCTAGAAAATTTACAAGGtgcttttattgttttgggtTTAGGCACTGTTCTTGCTATTCTTGTACTACTTATTGAAGTGATAACTAACAGGTGTTAA
- the LOC135225016 gene encoding glutamate receptor ionotropic, kainate glr-3-like isoform X1, with translation MLREIAERVNFTFSLQEIPPDGYWGELINGTWVGMLGQVVRKEKDFIINGFAVVLDRYQAADFTVPYFTDSYSITLKVPPPFPRWLSVVQPFSRWVWVAVILSLIVLTIIYHILIRNDHKLVYNNKYDVVSSLVWLSRNLLYQASPNIPSAPGCRVFLACWWIAGLVLSTSYMSNLIAFLTVPSQTSRITTLEELANSKIKIHMLDYGNFVPGFLWSSKEPVLSKLGEKLSLLPDYDKVIAAFEEGAGVLEASAYSQFLFITRQRIKTSYAVEEKLFPNFVAWAFQKGSPYKLVFDRYLERMTHSGLVEYWHRSVVDKFQHSTGQLAGSEFSGEMTSLRPLTLENLQGAFIVLGLGTVLAILVLLIEVITNRC, from the exons ATGTTGAGAGAGATTGCAGAGCGTGTCAACTTCACCTTTAGCCTCCAGGAGATTCCTCCTGATGGCTACTGGGGTGAGCTGATCAATGGCACTTGGGTGGGAATGTTAGGGCAGGTAGTTCGGAAAGAGAAAGACTTCATCATCAATGGCTTCGCCGTGGTTCTTGATCGTTATCAGGCTGCTGACTTCACCGTCCCTTATTTTACTGACTCTTACAGTATCACTCTCAAG GTTCCTCCTCCCTTTCCGCGGTGGCTGTCTGTGGTGCAGCCTTTTAGCAGATGGGTATGGGTTGCTGTCATACTATCGCTTATAGTCCTTACAATTATTTATCATATCCTGATCAGAAATGATCACAAGTTAGTTTACAATAATA AGTACGATGTAGTATCGTCGCTAGTATGGTTGTCAAGAAACTTGCTGTACCAGGCATCGCCAAATATTCCTTCTGCACCGGGATGTAGAGTGTTTCTTGCCTGCTGGTGGATAGCAGGGCTGGTGCTGTCTACTTCTTACATGAGTAACCTCATTGCTTTCCTCACAGTTCCCTCTCAGACGAGCAGAATTACTACTCTCGAGGAACTCGCCAACTCAAAAATAAA AATCCACATGCTAGACTATGGAAATTTCGTACCAGGTTTTTTGTGGTCCTCAAAAGAGCCTGTCCTGAGCAAACTTGGGGAGAAACTTTCCCTTCTTCCTGACTATGATAAAGTTATTGCTGCTTTTGAGGAAGGTGCCGGTGTCCTAGAAGCTTCGGCATACTCTCAGTTCCTATTCATCACTCGACAGAGAATCAAAACCTCTTACGCTGTTGAAGAGAAACTGTTCCCGAATTTCGTGGCTTGGGCATTTCAAAAAGGGTCACCATACAAACTCGTTTTTGACAG GTACCTTGAGCGCATGACACATTCTGGATTGGTTGAGTATTGGCATCGTTCTGTAGTAGACAAGTTTCAACATTCTACTGGACAATTAGCAGGTAGCGAATTTTCTGGAGAAATGACGAGCCTCCGACCTCTAACTCTAGAAAATTTACAAGGtgcttttattgttttgggtTTAGGCACTGTTCTTGCTATTCTTGTACTACTTATTGAAGTGATAACTAACAGGTGTTAA